In Synechococcus sp. Nb3U1, one DNA window encodes the following:
- the fbp gene encoding class 1 fructose-bisphosphatase: MLRDVLTLSRHVLQQFESFTAEAQDFSALLNRIALAGKMIARRLGQSGLIEDALGITGSVNVQGEEQQQMDDYANRAFIRALEQTGLVCRLVSEEMKTPARLPENCSLSRLALLIDPLDGSSNIDANLTVGSIFSVLRPLDNRPETDNEDLLQPGRNQLAAGYILYGPSTQLVYSIGKGVHSFTLDPSLGEFILSQSPIRTPERGSVYSLNEGYFCQWSEGIQNFVRYVHRRDGYTSRYSGALVADFHRILLQGGVYLYPGTQQKPEGKLRLMYEAAPLAFLAEQAGGMATTGTESILDIPPQALHQRVPLIIGSRENVAEVQNCLNGSLSP, translated from the coding sequence ATGTTGCGGGATGTGCTCACTCTCTCCCGCCATGTTCTGCAGCAGTTTGAAAGTTTTACCGCCGAAGCTCAAGACTTTAGTGCTCTGCTCAACCGCATTGCTCTGGCTGGCAAGATGATCGCCCGCCGTCTAGGCCAATCTGGACTGATCGAAGATGCCCTCGGGATCACCGGCAGCGTTAATGTCCAGGGGGAAGAGCAGCAACAGATGGACGACTACGCCAACCGGGCCTTTATTCGGGCTTTAGAACAAACAGGATTGGTCTGTCGGTTGGTGTCTGAGGAGATGAAAACCCCAGCCCGCCTACCCGAAAATTGCTCCCTCAGCCGTTTGGCCCTGCTGATCGACCCACTGGATGGCTCTTCCAATATCGATGCCAACCTGACCGTCGGCTCAATTTTCTCTGTGCTCCGCCCCCTAGACAACCGCCCCGAAACCGATAACGAGGATCTGCTGCAGCCAGGTCGTAACCAACTGGCGGCTGGCTACATTCTCTATGGCCCCAGCACCCAACTGGTGTACTCCATCGGCAAAGGGGTACACAGCTTCACGTTGGATCCCAGCTTGGGGGAATTCATTCTCTCCCAGAGCCCTATTCGCACCCCCGAGCGCGGCTCCGTTTACAGCCTTAACGAGGGGTATTTCTGTCAGTGGAGCGAAGGGATCCAAAACTTTGTCCGTTATGTGCATCGTCGCGATGGCTATACCTCTCGCTACAGCGGTGCCTTGGTGGCGGATTTTCACCGTATTCTTCTGCAGGGGGGGGTTTACCTCTATCCCGGCACCCAACAGAAACCGGAAGGCAAGTTGCGCCTCATGTACGAAGCAGCCCCGCTAGCCTTTTTGGCAGAACAAGCGGGGGGTATGGCCACCACCGGCACAGAATCGATTTTGGATATTCCTCCCCAAGCCCTGCACCAACGGGTGCCGTTGATCATTGGTAGCCGTGAAAACGTGGCAGAAGTGCAGAACTGCCTGAATGGTTCGCTGAGTCCTTAA
- the ilvD gene encoding dihydroxy-acid dehydratase produces MTATSSPTLRSQVVTQGVQRSPNRAMLRAVGFQDEDFSKPIVGIANGHSTITPCNMGIQPLANCAEAALRTAGCMPQMFGTITISDGISMGTEGMKYSLVSREVIADAIETAVNGQSMDGLLAIGGCDKNMPGAMIAIARINVPAIFVYGGTIKPGHYNGRDLTVVSAFEAVGEFSAGRISEEELLAVERHACPGAGSCGGMFTANTMSSAFEAMGISLPYSSTMAAEDDEKADSAAESAKVLAEAIKANIRPRDIITRQSIENAISVIMAVGGSTNAVLHFLAIAHAAEVPLTLDDFETIRARVPVLCDLKPSGRFVATDLHRAGGIPQVMKILLNHGLLHGDCLTISGQTIAEVLREVPDEPRPDQEVIRPWNNPMYAQGHLAILKGNLASEGAVAKITGVKNPRITGPARVFESEEACLQAILAGQIRAGDVIVIRYEGPKGGPGMREMLSPTSAIIGAGLGDSVGLITDGRFSGGTYGMVVGHVAPEAYVGGTIALVEEGDSITIDAPARLLQLNVSEEELAQRRAKWSAPKPRYKRGTLAKYAKLVSSSSLGAVTDLGLFE; encoded by the coding sequence ATGACCGCAACCTCTTCTCCCACCCTGCGCAGCCAAGTTGTCACCCAAGGGGTGCAGCGATCCCCCAACCGAGCCATGCTCAGGGCGGTAGGTTTTCAGGATGAAGATTTCTCCAAGCCGATTGTGGGCATTGCCAACGGCCACAGCACCATCACCCCCTGCAACATGGGGATCCAACCTCTGGCTAACTGTGCTGAAGCCGCCCTAAGAACTGCCGGCTGTATGCCCCAGATGTTTGGCACCATCACCATCAGCGATGGCATCTCCATGGGCACAGAGGGCATGAAATACTCGCTGGTATCGCGGGAAGTGATTGCTGATGCCATTGAAACAGCAGTGAACGGACAAAGTATGGACGGCCTGCTAGCCATTGGCGGTTGTGATAAGAATATGCCAGGGGCGATGATCGCCATTGCCCGCATCAATGTTCCGGCCATTTTCGTCTACGGCGGCACCATCAAACCAGGGCACTACAATGGCCGCGACCTGACGGTGGTGAGTGCTTTTGAAGCAGTGGGAGAGTTCAGCGCTGGGCGGATCTCGGAGGAGGAGCTTTTGGCAGTGGAACGCCACGCCTGCCCTGGAGCCGGTTCTTGTGGCGGCATGTTCACAGCCAACACCATGTCCAGTGCCTTTGAAGCCATGGGCATAAGCTTGCCCTACTCCTCCACTATGGCTGCCGAAGACGACGAAAAAGCCGATAGTGCTGCCGAATCCGCTAAGGTATTGGCGGAAGCAATCAAAGCCAACATCCGACCGCGAGACATCATTACCCGCCAGAGCATTGAAAATGCTATCTCGGTAATCATGGCCGTGGGGGGATCCACCAACGCAGTGCTGCACTTTTTGGCGATTGCCCATGCGGCTGAAGTACCTCTCACTCTGGATGATTTTGAGACCATCCGCGCCAGGGTACCGGTGCTCTGTGATTTGAAACCTTCAGGGCGCTTTGTGGCTACCGATCTGCATCGAGCTGGTGGGATCCCACAGGTGATGAAAATACTTCTTAATCACGGCCTCCTGCATGGAGACTGCCTGACTATCTCCGGCCAGACGATTGCGGAAGTGCTACGGGAAGTGCCGGATGAGCCCCGCCCTGACCAAGAGGTGATCCGTCCCTGGAATAACCCGATGTATGCTCAAGGCCACCTAGCAATCCTGAAAGGGAATCTGGCCAGTGAAGGGGCGGTAGCCAAGATTACAGGGGTGAAGAATCCCAGGATTACTGGGCCGGCACGGGTGTTTGAATCCGAAGAAGCCTGTTTGCAGGCAATCCTAGCCGGCCAGATCCGAGCAGGGGATGTGATTGTCATCCGCTACGAAGGCCCCAAAGGTGGCCCAGGTATGCGGGAAATGCTCTCCCCCACCTCGGCCATTATTGGGGCTGGCCTAGGAGATAGCGTCGGCTTAATTACCGATGGCCGCTTTTCGGGGGGAACCTACGGCATGGTGGTGGGCCATGTGGCTCCAGAGGCCTATGTGGGGGGCACAATTGCCCTAGTGGAAGAAGGAGATTCCATTACCATCGATGCCCCGGCGCGGCTGCTGCAGCTGAACGTGAGTGAGGAAGAACTAGCCCAACGGCGAGCAAAGTGGTCTGCCCCCAAACCTCGCTACAAACGGGGCACCTTGGCCAAATATGCCAAGCTGGTGTCTAGCAGTAGCCTCGGAGCAGTAACGGATTTGGGGTTGTTTGAGTGA
- a CDS encoding PhoX family protein, whose product MNINPHNSKLRPGDEPISNHSNNPTFSSILNSRLQRRQVLQGGIAAAVASFFASPALNWVSGSAKATSGSALLGFKAIPASNKDTLVVPEGYTARPLLAWGTPISGNYPAYKLENTGAEQGMQVGSHHDGMHFFPIEGEDPYQGSSTEGLLVMNHEYVEPRYMHAAAAGQKLDSDQYPTNPDGTRDPDQVLKELNAHGVSIVHIARQADGSWEVVRDRLNRRITGLTPMEIHGPLRGSDFVKTKFSPDGTMTRGTLNNCAHGVTPWNTYLTCEENWAGYFSNLKQEDQKPSLPREQSRYGVSTETSRYGWELASNKADEFVRFNATPTAADATQDYRNEPNGFGWVVEIDPFDPNSTPKKRTALGRFAHEGVVFQPPVEGRPLVAYSGDDARFEYIYKYVSAQPYTKATAGGHLLDKGTLYVAKFNEDGSGEWLPLVFGQNGLTPENGFNSQADVLVNTRTAADFVGATKMDRPEWGAVDSKTRMVYFTLTNNSRREEAQIDAANPRAKNNWGHIIRWKEANNQPDAKRFEWDIFVLAGPPDNSRKLSGESLNEDNIFNSPDGLWFDADSRLWIQTDSSESVLNKDEFAPFGNNQMLAADPESGEIRRFLTGPIGQEITGVITTPDRRTMFINVQHPGSTTTDEEFAAGNQKSRWPNFDNNIYPRSATVVITKDDGGIIGA is encoded by the coding sequence GTGAATATCAATCCACATAACTCCAAGCTTCGTCCTGGGGATGAGCCCATATCCAATCATTCCAACAACCCGACTTTCAGCAGTATATTAAACAGTCGCCTGCAACGTCGCCAGGTGCTTCAGGGCGGCATTGCTGCCGCGGTCGCTTCCTTTTTTGCTTCCCCAGCCTTGAACTGGGTCTCTGGATCTGCCAAGGCTACTAGTGGCAGTGCTCTGTTAGGATTCAAGGCCATTCCTGCCAGTAACAAGGACACACTTGTTGTACCAGAGGGCTACACTGCCCGTCCTCTGTTGGCTTGGGGTACTCCAATTAGTGGCAACTATCCTGCTTACAAACTGGAAAACACTGGTGCTGAACAAGGAATGCAAGTGGGTAGCCACCACGATGGCATGCACTTCTTCCCAATCGAGGGCGAGGATCCCTACCAGGGGAGTTCCACCGAAGGCTTACTGGTGATGAACCACGAGTATGTTGAGCCTCGCTACATGCACGCTGCCGCTGCAGGGCAAAAGCTTGATTCAGATCAATACCCCACCAACCCTGATGGCACACGGGATCCTGACCAAGTACTCAAGGAACTGAACGCCCACGGGGTGAGCATTGTCCACATTGCCCGTCAGGCAGATGGCAGTTGGGAGGTGGTGCGGGATCGTCTTAACCGTCGTATTACCGGCCTTACCCCGATGGAAATTCATGGCCCGCTGCGGGGATCCGACTTTGTCAAGACCAAGTTTAGTCCTGATGGCACCATGACCCGTGGCACCCTGAACAACTGTGCCCACGGTGTCACCCCCTGGAATACCTACCTCACCTGTGAGGAAAACTGGGCCGGGTATTTCTCCAATCTCAAGCAAGAAGATCAAAAGCCCAGCCTGCCCCGCGAACAATCTCGCTATGGGGTGAGCACCGAAACCTCCCGTTACGGGTGGGAATTGGCCAGCAACAAAGCGGATGAGTTTGTCCGCTTTAACGCCACACCCACGGCTGCTGATGCCACGCAAGACTATCGCAACGAGCCGAACGGGTTTGGTTGGGTAGTGGAAATTGACCCGTTTGATCCCAACAGCACTCCGAAAAAGCGCACTGCTTTGGGTCGATTTGCCCACGAAGGGGTGGTATTCCAGCCGCCGGTGGAAGGACGACCGTTGGTGGCCTACTCTGGTGATGATGCTCGTTTTGAGTACATTTATAAGTACGTTTCGGCTCAGCCCTATACAAAAGCCACTGCAGGTGGTCATCTGTTGGATAAAGGTACTCTTTATGTGGCCAAGTTCAATGAAGATGGCTCCGGCGAATGGTTACCGTTGGTGTTTGGCCAAAATGGCCTCACCCCCGAAAATGGCTTCAATAGCCAAGCGGATGTGTTGGTGAATACCCGCACGGCTGCAGATTTCGTCGGTGCTACCAAAATGGATCGACCAGAATGGGGTGCTGTCGATTCGAAAACTCGGATGGTGTATTTCACTCTCACCAACAACAGCCGTCGGGAAGAAGCCCAAATTGATGCAGCCAACCCACGGGCCAAAAACAATTGGGGACACATCATCCGCTGGAAAGAAGCCAACAACCAACCCGATGCCAAGCGGTTTGAATGGGATATTTTTGTCTTGGCAGGCCCACCTGATAACAGCCGTAAGTTGTCCGGTGAGTCTTTGAACGAAGACAATATATTCAATTCTCCTGATGGTCTATGGTTTGATGCTGACAGCCGTCTTTGGATCCAGACTGACAGCAGCGAGAGTGTGCTGAACAAAGATGAGTTTGCCCCGTTTGGCAACAACCAAATGTTGGCAGCCGATCCAGAAAGCGGAGAAATCCGTCGTTTCTTGACAGGACCCATCGGGCAGGAAATCACAGGTGTGATCACCACTCCTGACCGACGCACTATGTTCATCAATGTGCAGCATCCTGGTTCTACTACAACCGATGAAGAGTTTGCCGCAGGCAATCAAAAATCTCGCTGGCCCAATTTTGACAACAACATTTATCCCCGCTCTGCCACGGTGGTAATCACTAAGGATGATGGTGGGATCATCGGTGCTTGA
- the leuB gene encoding 3-isopropylmalate dehydrogenase, with protein sequence MATSARTYRITALAGDGIGPEILRVGRAVLDAVAKQRGFAIQWQEGLVGGIAYEHTGDPLPPETLKMAQDSDAVYLAAVGDFKYDTLPREKRPERALLGLRAGLGLFANLRPVKILPQLVESSSLKREVIEGIDLMVVRELTGGIYFGQPKGIFTDAEGSRRGVNTMVYSEAEVDRIARVAFDLAQKRRCKLCSVDKANVLEVSQLWRERVTAVATDYPNVELSHMYVDNAAMQLVRWPKQFDVILTGNLFGDILSDEAAMLTGSIGMLPSASLGASGPGVYEPVHGSAPDIAGQDKANPIAQVLSGAMMLRYSLDQSEAAAQIEQAVEAVLAQGYRTGDIFSEGMTLIGCQEMGEKILAMLER encoded by the coding sequence ATGGCCACCTCTGCACGTACCTATCGGATCACCGCGCTGGCCGGAGATGGCATTGGCCCAGAAATTCTGCGAGTGGGACGAGCCGTATTGGATGCCGTGGCGAAGCAGAGGGGATTTGCCATCCAATGGCAGGAGGGCCTTGTCGGTGGCATCGCCTACGAGCACACCGGGGATCCCTTGCCGCCAGAAACCTTGAAAATGGCCCAAGACAGCGATGCGGTCTATTTGGCTGCTGTTGGAGACTTTAAGTACGATACCTTGCCTCGGGAGAAACGTCCGGAACGGGCTTTGTTGGGGTTAAGAGCGGGCTTGGGGTTATTTGCTAATCTGCGCCCGGTGAAAATTCTCCCCCAACTGGTGGAGTCTTCTTCTCTGAAGCGGGAGGTGATCGAAGGGATCGACCTGATGGTGGTGCGAGAATTAACGGGCGGCATCTACTTTGGCCAACCCAAGGGGATCTTTACGGATGCGGAGGGATCCCGGCGCGGGGTGAACACCATGGTCTACAGCGAAGCGGAGGTGGATCGGATTGCGCGGGTAGCCTTCGATCTGGCCCAGAAGCGCCGATGCAAGCTCTGCTCAGTCGATAAGGCCAATGTGCTGGAGGTATCGCAACTGTGGCGGGAGCGGGTTACGGCCGTGGCCACGGACTATCCCAACGTCGAGCTCTCCCACATGTATGTGGATAATGCCGCCATGCAGTTGGTGCGCTGGCCCAAGCAATTTGATGTCATCCTGACGGGCAACCTTTTCGGGGATATCCTCTCGGATGAAGCGGCAATGCTGACGGGATCCATCGGCATGTTGCCTTCAGCTTCTTTGGGAGCCTCTGGACCGGGAGTATACGAACCGGTGCATGGATCGGCCCCCGATATCGCCGGACAAGACAAAGCCAACCCCATTGCCCAGGTGCTCTCTGGGGCGATGATGCTGCGCTACTCATTGGATCAATCGGAAGCTGCTGCCCAGATCGAACAGGCGGTGGAAGCGGTGCTAGCCCAAGGCTACCGAACGGGAGATATTTTCTCCGAAGGAATGACCCTGATCGGTTGTCAGGAAATGGGGGAGAAGATTTTGGCTATGCTTGAGCGCTAA
- the petD gene encoding cytochrome b6-f complex subunit IV, producing MAVSKQVVATEAITRKVDLDNPKVVAKLKKNMGHMTYGEPAWPNDLLYMFPVVILGTIGLVVALSVMDPAGVGEPADPFATPLEILPEWYLYPAFHLLRIAPNKLLGIALMSAIPACLLFVPFIENVNKFQNPLRRPVATTVFLIGTLVTLYLGIGATLPLDKWVTLGLF from the coding sequence ATGGCTGTCTCGAAGCAGGTTGTGGCTACCGAGGCGATCACCCGTAAGGTTGACCTCGACAATCCCAAGGTAGTAGCCAAACTGAAGAAAAACATGGGCCACATGACCTATGGTGAGCCCGCCTGGCCCAATGATTTGCTGTACATGTTCCCGGTGGTCATCCTGGGCACGATTGGCCTAGTGGTAGCGCTGTCGGTGATGGATCCGGCGGGTGTAGGTGAGCCTGCGGATCCCTTTGCGACTCCTCTGGAAATTTTGCCGGAATGGTATCTCTACCCGGCTTTCCACCTGTTGCGCATTGCGCCTAACAAGCTCTTGGGGATTGCCCTGATGTCGGCCATTCCGGCTTGTTTGCTGTTCGTCCCCTTCATCGAAAACGTCAACAAGTTCCAAAACCCCTTGCGCCGTCCGGTGGCGACCACGGTGTTCTTGATCGGCACTTTGGTCACCCTCTACCTAGGCATTGGTGCAACCCTACCTCTAGACAAATGGGTTACTTTGGGCCTGTTCTGA
- the petB gene encoding cytochrome b6: MSKVYDWLDERLEITPFVDDATGKFIPPHVNIFYCLGGVTLVCFLIQFATGFAMTFYYRPTVAEAFESVNYIMTQVNFGWLLRSIHRWSASMMVLMMILHTFRVYLTGGFKKPRELTWVTGVILAVLTVSFGVTGYSLPWDQVGYWAVKIVSGVPSAIPVVGDLLVELIRGGEAVGQGTLTRFYSLHTFVLPWLIAVFMTMHFLMIRRQGISGPL, translated from the coding sequence ATGAGCAAAGTTTACGACTGGTTAGACGAGCGGCTGGAGATTACGCCTTTCGTCGATGATGCAACTGGGAAATTCATTCCGCCCCACGTTAACATCTTTTACTGCCTGGGCGGGGTGACACTGGTGTGTTTCTTAATTCAGTTTGCCACGGGCTTCGCCATGACCTTCTACTACCGTCCGACGGTGGCGGAGGCGTTTGAATCGGTCAACTACATTATGACCCAGGTGAATTTCGGCTGGTTATTGCGTTCCATCCATCGCTGGAGCGCCTCCATGATGGTGTTGATGATGATTTTGCACACCTTCCGGGTCTACCTGACGGGTGGGTTCAAGAAGCCCCGTGAGCTAACCTGGGTAACCGGGGTCATTTTGGCGGTGCTGACGGTCTCTTTCGGCGTTACCGGTTACTCGCTGCCCTGGGATCAGGTGGGCTATTGGGCGGTCAAGATCGTCTCGGGTGTGCCCAGTGCCATTCCAGTGGTAGGGGATCTGTTGGTGGAGCTAATCCGCGGCGGTGAAGCTGTTGGCCAAGGGACGCTGACTCGCTTCTACAGCTTGCATACTTTTGTGTTGCCCTGGTTAATTGCGGTCTTCATGACCATGCATTTTCTGATGATCCGTCGCCAGGGTATTTCCGGGCCTTTGTAA
- a CDS encoding S41 family peptidase: MNRRLWGIPKDSVPLSRTVLRWGIRVLLLGCLLWVSLGIGACQVQASRWGEEQQLIAQAWAYVDRAYVDPAFNGQNWWQVRQRVLSRPLSERQQTYHAIEEMLATLGDPFTRFLDKEHYLSLQTSTAGELSGIGLQIAIDDQGSVRVIAPMEGTPAEQAGIQSQDEILEVNQVSVSGLSLDEVAERMRGRSGTPVTLKVKRQDRVWELELVRQSITINPVRTRFFEQPQGSIAYIRLSQFNGNAAAQVKQAIRTAEAQAVRGYILDLRNNPGGLLQAAIEIGRFWIPSGDIVRVTDRHGIQDSIPATGDILTEAPLVVLVNQGSASASEVLAGALQDNRRAQLVGTRTFGKGLIQSLLELADGSGLAVTTAKYLTPNGHDIHRQGIQPDVVVAEGAVQTLAGPEDVQLQRALQLFGQQMPLAEGRPVGQAA; encoded by the coding sequence ATGAATCGGAGATTGTGGGGGATCCCAAAGGACTCCGTCCCGCTGTCGCGAACGGTATTGCGCTGGGGTATCCGCGTTCTGCTGTTGGGGTGTTTGCTTTGGGTGAGCCTGGGCATCGGTGCTTGTCAAGTACAGGCCAGCCGGTGGGGAGAAGAACAGCAACTGATCGCTCAGGCTTGGGCCTATGTGGATCGGGCCTACGTGGATCCCGCCTTTAACGGACAAAACTGGTGGCAAGTGCGGCAACGGGTGCTGTCTAGGCCCTTGAGTGAGCGGCAGCAAACCTACCACGCCATCGAGGAGATGTTAGCTACCCTCGGGGATCCCTTTACTCGATTTCTGGATAAGGAACACTATCTGAGCTTGCAAACCTCGACCGCTGGGGAACTGAGCGGCATTGGTTTGCAAATCGCCATCGATGATCAGGGCTCGGTGCGAGTGATTGCCCCTATGGAGGGCACTCCTGCCGAACAAGCCGGGATCCAAAGTCAGGACGAAATTCTGGAGGTGAATCAGGTGTCGGTGTCGGGCTTGAGCCTAGATGAAGTGGCCGAGCGGATGCGGGGGCGCAGTGGTACCCCTGTCACTCTGAAGGTGAAACGACAGGATCGCGTTTGGGAGCTGGAACTGGTACGGCAATCCATCACCATCAACCCGGTACGCACCCGGTTTTTTGAGCAGCCCCAGGGATCCATCGCCTACATTCGCCTCAGCCAGTTCAACGGCAATGCTGCCGCCCAAGTCAAGCAAGCGATCCGGACAGCAGAAGCGCAAGCGGTGCGGGGCTACATTCTCGATTTGCGCAATAATCCGGGCGGACTGTTGCAGGCAGCAATCGAAATCGGCCGGTTTTGGATCCCAAGTGGCGATATTGTGAGGGTGACGGATCGACACGGCATTCAAGATAGTATTCCCGCCACCGGAGATATTCTCACAGAAGCTCCCCTAGTGGTGTTGGTGAATCAGGGCAGTGCCAGTGCCAGCGAAGTATTGGCAGGGGCACTTCAAGACAATAGGCGGGCCCAGTTGGTGGGAACTCGCACCTTCGGCAAAGGGCTAATCCAATCTCTTTTGGAACTGGCGGATGGCTCGGGGTTGGCGGTGACCACCGCCAAATACCTAACCCCCAACGGCCACGATATCCATCGCCAGGGGATCCAGCCGGATGTGGTGGTGGCGGAGGGAGCCGTGCAGACCCTGGCTGGGCCGGAGGATGTGCAGTTGCAGCGGGCTTTGCAGTTGTTCGGGCAGCAGATGCCCCTGGCCGAAGGGAGGCCGGTGGGACAAGCGGCCTGA
- a CDS encoding phycobiliprotein lyase encodes MKPLEQFHYFFNCCIGAWSTERTYHHLTRGEVERSRTEFTIRTLTPDLKHKVLADNQYPNHSVDGFLGFHLAFETVSETGEEVAQELNMLFVPQQENLAGLEGDYLRDRAYEEDRPIVATFRFDPGSLQLSMTTTYTRVVAVDTITLLNPRLRLRQILTYQRPEAGQPLQDLILVGFGVEQKLT; translated from the coding sequence ATGAAGCCTCTTGAGCAATTTCACTATTTCTTCAACTGCTGCATTGGTGCCTGGAGCACAGAGCGAACCTACCATCACCTGACTCGCGGCGAGGTAGAGCGATCCCGCACCGAGTTCACTATCCGCACTCTGACCCCTGACCTTAAGCATAAGGTTCTCGCCGACAACCAGTACCCCAACCACAGTGTGGATGGATTTTTGGGCTTTCACCTCGCCTTCGAGACCGTCTCTGAAACCGGAGAAGAGGTGGCGCAGGAGCTAAACATGCTATTCGTGCCGCAGCAGGAAAACCTGGCGGGCCTAGAGGGAGACTATCTGCGGGATCGAGCCTATGAAGAAGATCGACCGATTGTTGCCACCTTTCGCTTTGATCCTGGATCCCTGCAATTGAGCATGACCACCACCTACACCCGTGTCGTTGCCGTAGACACCATTACCCTGCTCAATCCGCGGCTGCGCTTGCGGCAGATTCTCACCTATCAGCGTCCCGAGGCAGGCCAACCTCTGCAAGATCTGATCTTGGTGGGGTTTGGGGTAGAACAGAAGCTGACCTAA
- a CDS encoding tetratricopeptide repeat protein: protein MSPFEDLRLPQHLALIQSGFEQGQYRQVLEQVRQAQSRYPHSGKLRLWQALAQEALGQTQEAILLAQTLVRHPDPEVAQQARYILGIWQAPRLRRPPEWLSEIPDLSQLEDAEPPEHRLAYRQPQRKSTRSSPAADATDVSSSSGADRFDTKLVWILIGILSALLAGLAWLP from the coding sequence GTGAGCCCTTTCGAAGACCTGAGATTGCCCCAGCATTTGGCCCTGATCCAGTCAGGGTTCGAGCAAGGCCAGTATCGCCAAGTGTTGGAGCAGGTGCGGCAGGCCCAAAGTCGCTATCCGCATTCGGGCAAGCTACGGCTCTGGCAGGCCTTGGCCCAGGAAGCCCTCGGACAAACTCAGGAGGCGATCCTGTTGGCTCAAACCCTAGTGCGCCATCCTGACCCAGAGGTGGCTCAGCAGGCTCGCTATATCCTGGGCATTTGGCAGGCCCCCCGGTTGCGACGTCCGCCGGAATGGCTGAGCGAAATCCCTGATCTCAGCCAATTGGAGGATGCCGAACCACCGGAACACCGCCTAGCCTATCGACAGCCTCAACGCAAAAGCACCCGCTCAAGTCCTGCCGCTGACGCTACGGATGTCTCCAGCTCCAGCGGAGCTGATCGCTTTGATACTAAACTTGTTTGGATATTAATCGGGATCCTCTCGGCGTTACTGGCTGGCCTGGCCTGGTTGCCTTGA
- the thrB gene encoding homoserine kinase gives MVKEQVQVIVPATTANLGPGFDCIGAALDLHNRFQFREIPSGLSIHYRGGDHVSQSKDNLVYRAFSRAFELLSKPVPGVEIEITLNVPLSRGLGSSATAIVGGLLGANAIGGLNLAPETLLQLAIALEGHPDNVVPALQGSCQLCVQGQQGQWVFCPIEWHESIGLLAVVPNFKLSTQAAREILPKSVSMADAVFSSSHLGLLIRSLQLGRVDWLKVALQDRLHQPARLELITGFKTVQAAAQAAGAYGVVISGAGPTLLALCAPDDRERVGSAMVSAWRQLDIESEAKLLNLDRQGGRVLAVSSSDEPTIF, from the coding sequence TTGGTAAAAGAGCAAGTACAGGTGATCGTCCCGGCTACCACCGCCAACTTGGGGCCAGGCTTCGATTGCATCGGTGCAGCCTTGGATCTCCACAATCGCTTCCAATTCCGTGAGATCCCTTCTGGCCTCAGCATTCACTATCGCGGCGGCGACCACGTCAGCCAGAGCAAAGATAACCTCGTCTACCGAGCCTTCAGCCGTGCCTTTGAGTTGCTGAGCAAACCCGTGCCGGGGGTAGAAATTGAGATCACCCTGAACGTGCCCCTCTCCCGTGGGTTGGGCAGCTCTGCTACCGCCATTGTTGGGGGGTTGCTGGGAGCCAATGCCATCGGGGGGCTCAACCTAGCTCCGGAAACCCTTCTGCAACTGGCCATCGCCCTCGAAGGCCATCCAGACAATGTGGTACCTGCTCTGCAGGGCAGTTGTCAGTTGTGTGTGCAGGGGCAGCAAGGGCAATGGGTGTTTTGCCCGATCGAGTGGCACGAGAGCATTGGCCTCTTGGCGGTGGTGCCCAATTTTAAGCTCTCCACCCAAGCCGCCCGCGAGATTCTGCCCAAATCGGTGAGCATGGCGGATGCGGTGTTTTCTAGCAGCCACCTTGGTCTGTTGATTCGCAGTTTGCAGTTGGGCCGTGTGGACTGGCTGAAAGTAGCCCTGCAGGATCGCCTGCACCAACCGGCTCGTTTGGAATTGATCACCGGGTTCAAAACCGTCCAAGCCGCCGCACAGGCTGCTGGAGCCTACGGGGTGGTGATCAGTGGAGCGGGCCCTACTCTTTTGGCCCTCTGTGCCCCCGACGATCGGGAACGGGTGGGATCTGCCATGGTCAGTGCCTGGCGGCAACTGGATATTGAATCGGAGGCTAAGTTGCTCAACCTAGATCGGCAGGGCGGACGGGTCTTAGCAGTTTCCAGCTCAGATGAGCCGACCATTTTCTAA